A stretch of DNA from candidate division TA06 bacterium:
TGGGATCTTTGTCTCATGAACCACCGGCTGGGTACCCAAAGTAGTGAAGTCGTCTCTGTACAGGGTGATGTCCAGGATTCCGACAGGAATTTTGACCCCTTCTATCTCCTCTATCAAGGCAGCCAGTCTGTGGGCCAGAGAATCGCCCCGGTTTCTTATTCCTATAAGATATAGTCCCTCAGTTCCCTTGTTACTCTCCAGAATCTCATGTGCAATCCTGATGAGAGCGCGTCTTATGTCATTCTCGTCCATTACCTTGCCTTTTTCCACGGCAGTCATGGCAGTTCCCTTCGCCAAAAAATAGCCCTCCGCACTTTACATGCGCAGGGTTAGCTCATTTCCTAACCGATACATTGTGTCCCTTTCTAGCCTCTCTGGACTAGACTTAAAGGCTTCCTTTGGAGGCTTCTATATATGTAACACTCAAATCAGGCCAAAGTCAAGAACAAATTACTACACATCTTGCCTTCTCGAGGCGACCCAGACCCCCAAGGAGCCACCCGGGGGAATATGGCAAAAACCCCGGAAATCTAAATCCGGCCCAGTCTGCCCCGACTTTGCATCGACACAGCATATCACCAACATGTAGGGTGGGACCCCATGTGGCGCCTTCCCACACTGTGAGACCTTTTTTTTACACCATGCAACCATCAATTGCACTGTCGTAGTGTCAGAACACAAAATGGCCGTCAGCTGGTACTTAGCGCACGAAAGGTGCAATCCTTGAAACCAGGAAATTCCAGAGACCGAAAATAGAAATTCGAAAATCGAAATTAAGAGCCTAAAACGTGTTTGGGACTTGGTGCCAGATAGCTGATGACTGACAGCTGATAGCCATCGCACAGCAGTTTCGGTGTTAATTTCCTAGTTTCGAAGGTGGGGGGAAGGGCTGTGAGGAATTTCGTAATTTCGAATCATCGGCTGATGGCCGAGAGCTTCGGTTCTTCAAGCAAGTGCTTGGTTTATCGCGACTGCGGCCAGACGGGGGGAGAAGATCTCGGTGAGAACATCAAGCCCTTTCGATTTGAGCTGGATGAGCACCTCATGGACATCTGATTCCCTCAATCCGAGCTGTTCTCCCAGACTTGTCTTGCCAAGGTAAACCGGGGGGCCTGTGTACACGTTTCTGCCCTTCTCCAACGCAACCAGTCTATCACTCAGATCCAGCACAGGACCAAGATCGTGCGAAATGAGAACCACAGTCCTGCCCGATGCTTTTATTCTGAACAGCAGGTCGTAGACGAAATCTCTGCCTTTCTGGTCCAGGCCAGCAGTTGGTTCATCAAAAAAGAGTATCTGGGGCTCATACGCCAGTGCACAGGCCATTGCCAGTCTGCGCTGTTCTCCATATGAGATTTCAAAAGGAGAGCGTTTGCCGAAATCCTCATAAGGCAGCCCAACAAAACCGAGTGCAGAGGCTGCTTTCTCCTCCGGCTTCTCTATGTCAAAGTTCTTAAGCCCGAAGATAACCTCATTCAGGCAACTGTCTGTGAAGAAAGCCCCCTCGGGATTCTGGAACACAAACCCTATCTCTCGTCTGAGTTTGCGCACATCTCCACCTCGGGGCACCTCAAACCCATTGACCAAAAGAGAGCCTGATGTGGGCCTGAAAAGACCAGCGAGCATAAGAGAAAGCGTGGTCTTACCTGATCCATTCGGTCCAACAATCCCAAGAAATTCTCCTCTTCTTAGATCGACGTTTGCGTGCTCTACCCCGATCTTTTCACCTGGCAACCCTTTTTTGTAAACGTATTCACCGTCAACTAGATGAACGGTATCAATCCAGGGCTTCTCATTCGCGGGGCTCTTTGCAAAAAGAATCTCCTCATCCCTCTTCTTTGCTGTACATCTCCGCCTCTTCCATACTGAATCAACCAGTTCATCAATACCGGCCGGTCTTGGGATCACTTCAATTCCCAGAGTGACCAGCTCGTGGGCCA
This window harbors:
- a CDS encoding ATP-binding cassette domain-containing protein; protein product: MIEFSNVSHSYREGRPSLAGFDAVFREGIMTAIFGDNGAGKSTVAMLANGLLKPDAGVVSVDGLDTVDAESLWEIRKKVGLVFQNPDSQFVATTVEREVAFGLENIGVESPEIRGRVDEVLRLLDISELKDRSPRDLSQGEKGIVSVASILVLCPEYLILDEPTSHLDRHEVERLWSLIQTSEPKPSIILITQEREEIERCDHVVALECGRKTYDGPAAEFLNASYIRSGLTELAHELVTLGIEVIPRPAGIDELVDSVWKRRRCTAKKRDEEILFAKSPANEKPWIDTVHLVDGEYVYKKGLPGEKIGVEHANVDLRRGEFLGIVGPNGSGKTTLSLMLAGLFRPTSGSLLVNGFEVPRGGDVRKLRREIGFVFQNPEGAFFTDSCLNEVIFGLKNFDIEKPEEKAASALGFVGLPYEDFGKRSPFEISYGEQRRLAMACALAYEPQILFFDEPTAGLDQKGRDFVYDLLFRIKASGRTVVLISHDLGPVLDLSDRLVALEKGRNVYTGPPVYLGKTSLGEQLGLRESDVHEVLIQLKSKGLDVLTEIFSPRLAAVAINQALA
- the pyrR gene encoding bifunctional pyr operon transcriptional regulator/uracil phosphoribosyltransferase PyrR gives rise to the protein MTAVEKGKVMDENDIRRALIRIAHEILESNKGTEGLYLIGIRNRGDSLAHRLAALIEEIEGVKIPVGILDITLYRDDFTTLGTQPVVHETKIPFDVNGKTVVLVDDVLFTGRTIRAALDEIIDFGRPKSMQLAVLVDRGHRELPIRADYVGKNVPTSNSETVDVMLKEVDGKDAVILKELRE